CTTTTCAAGCTCCGGCAACACTAAATGTGATACCACACGTAGAACTGAATCAGGGGGGATATTATGTAAGAGGAGGTTTATACAGAATCTCTGAAGCACTTTACGAACTGGCCAAAAAGATGGGAGTTCAAATTGAATTTAATGCGCCCGTTCAAAAGATTTCTGTAGCTGATAAATATGTCCAGTCAGTAAAATTGAAAGATGGATCGGAGCATAACGCCGATTTTATTGTTGCCAATTCCGATGCTACAGATACCCTTCTAAATTTGATTAATGAGTCTGCTGTTTCGGTGTTCAAGAGAAAAAAGCAGGAATCTATCGAGCCCTCTTGTTCCGGGTTTGTAATGCTTTTGGGAGTAAAGAAGCAGTGGCCACAATTGAAACATCATAACATCTTTTTTTCTGAAAATTACGAGAATGAGTTCTCCCGGATATTTGAAGAGAAGATCTTGCCTGAAGATCCTACAATTTATGTGGCGAATACTTCATATACAGATTCCAATCATGCACCAGATGGTTGCTCTAATTTGTTTGTATTGGTAAATGCTCCTTATGTGACCGCAGACCAGGACTGGAACAGTTTACGGGAGAAATACAGCCAACATTTAATTCAGGAACTTGAAAGAAGAGGATTGGAGGGTATTGAAGAATCTCTGGTGGTTAAAGAGATCATTACTCCAGTTGACTTTCTAAAGAGATACGGTTCCAATCGTGGCAGTATCTATGGAACCTCATCCAACAGTAAGTTTGCCGCATTCTTGCGTCCCAGAAATAAAGTAAGGGGCATAAAGAATCTTTATATGGTTGGAGGGAGCACCCATCCGGGAGGTGGTATTCCGCTTGTGATTCAAAGTGCATTTAATGCAATTGAATTATTGGAAAGATTCAGAAAGTAGTATTTGTGCCAAACCAGTATTTCCAAATCATCAGAATTGAATGATTCATATCTGATAAGTTCAATTTTACCTTCGGGTTAATTTAGCAACGGCTTCAATGTGGTAGGTTTGAGGAAACATGTCTACCGGTTGAACTGATTCAACAACATAGAACTCTTTGAGTTTTTCCAAATCTCTTGCCATCGTTGATGGATTACAGCTAACGTAAACCAAACGATCTACATCAAGATTGCACAATTGCTCTACAACATCGGGGTGCATGCCCGACCGGGGAGGATCTGTGATTACACAGTCGGGTTGTCCATTTTGGGCCAGAAAATCATCGTTAAATGTGTCTTTCATATCACCGAGAACAAACTCCGCGTTTTCCACACCATTTTCCTGTGCGTTAAAATTTGCATTTTCTACAGCCACATCAACGATTTCAATTCCGGTTACTTTATCGGCTTTATCAGCCATATAAAGTGACAGCGTTCCTACTCCACAGTACAGATCAAATAGATGTCCACCGTTGTCCAATTCAGCATATTCTCTGGCTACGGAGTAGAGTTTTTCTGCCTGACGTGTATTGGTTTGAAAAAAAGCATTCGCGTGAATTTTAAAGGAGTGATTTCCAATCTGATCCACAATATAACCGGGACCGTGAAGTACATGTTCAAACCGGCCAACAGCTGTTGGATTTGGCTGGTCGTTTACGTTGTTCACAATGGTTGTTATCTGGGGGAAATTTTCGAGCAGTGCCGTCTTGATGGATTCCATGGTATCCGGTTCATCACGGAACGTAACGAGATTAACCATTAAATCGTCGGTAAAGTGACTGTTTCGTATCACCAAGTGTCGCATAAAACCTTCTTTTTTATAGGTGTCAAATGCGGCTATATTATTTTGGATACAGGAATTTCTGACAAAATCGAGAAGCTGATAGGAGATTGGGTCCTGTAGGTGACATTCATTCAGATTAAGAATTTTATCAAACCGACCGGGGGCATGTAGTCCCGCAGCGAAAGCGGAGTCATCTACATATTCATCCCGTTGAATCTCCTCTTCAGTCAGCCATCGTTTAGTACCAAAACTATACTCCATTTTATTTCGGTAATAAAACTCCTGGTCGCATCCTAAAATGGGTTTTACAACTTCCGGATCCAGATGCGCGATACGTTCAATATGATCACGAACATGCTGTTCTTTATGTTTGATCTGTTCTGTATAGGGGAGATGCTGCCAGGTACAACCGCCACATACATTTGCATGGCTGCACTTTGGCTCTATTCTTTGAGGGGAGGGCTTTAGAAGTTCCAAAACTTTCGCCTCTCGGAATGACTTCTTCTTACGGGTAATTCGAGCTTTTACAATGTCTCCGGGGGCTGTTCCCGGAACAAAAACGGCAATCCCATCATGTTTTGCAATACCTTTACCTTTAAAAGCTGTGGACTCAATCGTCAGTTCTACTTCGCTGCCTTTTTTTAATGCCATAGATGGAATTTCTTAAATATGTGGTGATCGAATTTAATTAAGAGAGGTCTTATAGATCTTTAGTTTCTTCCTGAGTTAATGCATGCTGATATTGAGTTTCGAACTGAATTTGAAAAGCTGTTTTAGTGTCCGCAATCTCAATGATTTTCTGCATTGAGAGGTCCAGCTGCTTCATGATTCGTTTAGAAGACGATTCAAGGAATTTTACGGCTGTTTGTGGATTTCTTTTTTTGAGAGTCTCGAAATCCGGTGTAAAAAAACCGAGGAGGGTACAGTTGGTCATGCATTGGGCTGAAGACAACCTGCGAGTTTCATATCCAACAGAAACAAGTCCAATTTCCTGTGGTGATTCAACCGTTATCGAAAAGGGTTCTTGATTATCAGAGGCTGTATTTATATTGCCGGTCTGATTTCTCACTTGAAGCTGAATTTTTCCTTCCTCTATGAAATATAAGCCACTTCCGGGATCATCCTGGTAGTAAACATATTCACCGCTTTTGTAATTACGGCGATGGCAGAGTTGTAAAAGCTCATATCTTTCAGTAACAGAAAGGTTCTTTAGCAATTCTGAGTTTTGAACAATGTTACTTTGTTGTTTCAATTTCTGGAGTTTACTGTTTTTTCCAAGCATAATTGATCGTTTTAAAATGAATGCCCAATACCAAAGCTGAAATACATTTGTCGATTTTCGAACCATCCCAGTTCTAAATCGTGAATTCGATAAGTGAAGTCAAATCTTGCTACTAGAAATTCCCAGTCTAATCGTAGACCAATACCTGATCCAACTGCAATCTGTTTATAAAATTCATCAATCCGAAATCTTCCTTCCCTCAACAGATCTGTTTCCTGATCATCAATAAAGGTGTTTCCCGGCCCATACCATACATTACCGGCATCTGTATGCCATGCAAGGTACCAATCAGCACTGAGAACATTCTTCATAAATGTTTGTCTGAATTCTGTAAACGCAGCAAGTTTTACTTCACCGCCGGGAATCGTTACTTCATCCGGTGGAATACTTCCCGGTCCCAGTCGAAAAGGACTCCAGCCGCGTATATCATTACTCCCGCCGGCAAAAAATCTACGGTTTAGAGGAATATTATCACTATCACCAATTGGGTGTGCGTACCCACTAAATATTCTGAAAGCGGCAACAGCATCGGGTGTAATACTGAAATATCTTCTGTAGTCTGCCGAAAGTTTAAAAAACCTGCTGTATGCAAGGGAATTAGAAGAAATACCTAATGGGGAAGGAAGGGTTTCTTCCAGTTCGCCGGGTGTAATAATGTAGCGGTCGACCAGATAGGGCACATTACCGCCTAATGCTGCAGAAACTTCACTAAAGTAGCCGTAATCTCTTTTTATCAGGTTTGTATCTTGTGCCCGGAGAGTGTACCGAATTACAGAAGAGAATTGTGGCCGGAAATCTTCTTCAATTCTCAACAATTCAAGAGAGTTCTCTCCGAACTCATTAATCAGGTTCTGTCTGAACTGAGATGACGGATCAGTATCCACAACATCGAGTTCAAACATGTCGATGAAGCTCTGATATTGCTGAGAATGACGTAACTCATACCTTAAATTAAATCTCACATCTGAGTTAATATCAAAAAAGAGCTGGTTGCTTTGACTATAGCTCAGTGAATACCGGGTTCGGGCTGATTCAATCCAAGGAGCATCACTTAAAAAACTAAGTGCCCGATTCAATCTCGGCAAAGTATATTCAACTCTGAATTCGTAGCTTTGAAATATATCAGATCCGGTTGTAGTTCTGTTACCCTCGTCATCACGGGGTGAAATTTCATTCAGGGTACTGGAAGTTACAAATTCAAGATTTGTATTTATTCCTATCGATAGGTTTTCAGCACGGCCGAGCAAGTTATTGTTATTGTAATTCAGGCCAATTCCGGTACCAAAACCATACCTTCTCATGCCGAAAAACTCTGTACGTATGGAGTGCTTTGGCAGAGTCTGAAGATCAAAAAACACAGGAATATTCTCATTTGAATAATCGGGAAGTGATCCGTCTTCACTTAATCCAAAGCGATTGATTAAGAGCATTCCTAAATTTTGATAGGCATTTACGGTTCTAAGATATGAAGACTGGTTAAATGATTCTCCCGCACGAAACTGAAGTTGTTCTGTCAATAAATCAAAATGTGTGTTTGCTTCATCTTGTTTGTCCATATAGATGGCAAATCCCGGTTCAGCAAATCGGCTATCCTCTTCAGTTATGGACTGGTCAAATTCTCCATTGCCATCCGGACCTGCAAGCTGAATATTGACATCTCCAAATGTATAAAACTCACCTGGGTTAATGGTGTAGAGTACATCTAATATGTATCTATCGTCTTCGTCACGTTTAATCAAAGCTCGAACGGAGTCTCGCTGAACGGATGCGAATCCATTGTTTTTTAAAAAATCGATTATTCGAGTCTGTTCCTGGCGTAATTTTTGAGCAGCATACTGTTCATTCACTTGAAAAGTAGAGTCATTTTCAGCACGCCCTGCAAATAAACTCTCGCTAAAAAATTCGTCCTCTAATTCCTGGTTATCTTCAAAATTGGGTAAGCCGGTATAGGAGATACTGCGTAACCTGGAGGACCTTCCCTCATCAATAATAAAGGAGACTTCGTATCTGCGAGGCCGATACTCAATAATTGTGGTATCGACGGAAGCATCAAAAAAGCCGAGATTTTCGTAGTAGAGGCGAATTCTTTCTATATCGCTAGCTACGGTTTCACGGTCGAGAAGGGCCGGTGATTCACCAACACCAACAAGCTGGTAGATATAGTACCACGGAGTGAATCGAGGGATACCTAAGAATTCGCGGTTGTTTCGTGTCCTGACCAATGTGCTCAGTGCACTGTTACTCACAGATTCATTTCCGGTGAAACGGACCATTCTTACTACTTGCTCCGGTTCATTCTCTTCAACAGATTCCTCACCTTGCTCTCCGTTTTGTGCAGCCGATTGTTCTGCAACGAGTAGTAGAGTGATCAATAAAAAGAACGGCAAGTAAAAATAACGCACGCAGGTGATCGGGTTTCTAAGTTGGTGAAATTAATCTCAGGCTGAAAATAGGATTTTTCAGGGAAAGATTTGTGATTAATAAGGGGTAAAGCGTTTGTTTATTGCTTTATTTGAAATTCAATACTCGAATTAGAAAACGGTTTAACGGGAGTTGAATTATGTTAAACGATAGGAATAAAAAAACGCGGTACTCATAAAGTCCGCGTTTTAAAATAATTGAATAAAAGAGAGGGTCATATTGGTTTATACATCGTCGTAATCGAATCCTTCATCTTCTTCTCCATGGAAAAAATCCTCTTTTCGAATATAGTCCGGCCAAATATCTTCAATTCCTTCATAAATGGTTTCTTCACCCTCTTCAATTTCATCAAGTTCGTAGAGGTTATCGATGGCCTGCTGCGGTAAACCGTTACGCTCGGCCCACTCGATTAATTCTTCTCTTGTTGCCGGAAAAGGTGCATCATCAAGTGCTGCGGCTAATTCAACTGTCCAAATCATAATATTTTCTTTTCAGTAGGTGTTTAGTTGCAATGTTATTTCTATCTGTTTTCGAATTCTATAAAACGTTTCCTGATGAGAAATGCAAATAATTTCGCGGAAAATAGATAAAAAGAGTCAGATCTCATCAAAAAATATTTACAGACATTGAATTTCCATATAAAATGAGCATCCATCTTTGAAAGTTGGATAACTCCTTAACGTCAGTAAACTCTTTTCCACGGCATGATGTTCTTTTAATATCTTACAATAACACAAATAAATAGTTAAAAATTTTACACATGAATATTCTGTACATCTTTCCACATCCGGACGATGAATCATTTGGTCCTGCACCGGCAATGAGTGCTCAGCTTCGTCAGGGACATAATGTGCATCTTCTTACACTAACGAAAGGAGAAGCAACAAAACAGCGTTTCCGTTTGGGTGTTGATAAAAAGGAGATGGCTGAGATTCGCTATAAAGAGATGCAGTGTGTGGAAAGAACGTTGGGGTTAAGCAGCATGACGGTTCTGGATCTTCCTGATAACGAACTGAAACGGATGAATCCGATTGAAATTGAAAATGTCATAGAGTCTCAGATTCACAGGCTAAAACCGGATGTAATTATTACTTATGCCGTACATGGAGTCAGCGGTTTTGAAGATCATTTGGTGAGTCACGCCGTTGTTAAAAGGGTTTTTTGCAAACTGAAGGAGGAGGGAAGTGCTTATCCGAAGCGCCTGGCATTTTTTACGCGAATGGGGGAGGTCTATACAGATGGTACATTCAGACTGTCTGCGTCAAGTGATGAGGAGATTAAGTTCGTGAAGAAGTGTAATGACGCCGATATGGAGAATTTCAATGCGGCCCTGGATTGTTATGAAACGTATAAAGAGGTTATCGATGGGAGTGGTGTCCGGGAGGTTACAACGAAAGACGTACCTTTTGAAATTTTCGGTGAAGAAATTAGTGGGCGGCTTGAATCTATCGTGGATGGTTTGGAATCATAATATTCTTATCAAATCAGATCTGATCAAACAAGAATACAGAAATTACTCTTCAATATTCCACATACCGGATTCAATAATTTCTAAGCTGTTACCGGCAGGATCGCGAAAGTAGATTGATTTTAAACCGCCCGGCCACTTTACACTTGATTCAATCTCAATGCCCTTTTCCTTTAAGTGCGATTTCCAGCTTTTAAACTGATTTCGTTCAACAGAAAAAGCAATGTGTGCAGCTCCGGTCGTTCCATGAAGTGGTATTTTATTGCCATTCACATAAGTTTGCTCCTGGTTGGTGTGAATGGGGTTAAATATCAGAAGCATGGTGTTTCCGCATCTGTAAAAAAGATGACGATTTTCCTCTTTTCGGATTAAGTTTAACCCTAACGTTTCTGAGTAAAACCTTTCAGAACGTTCAAGATTGCGTGAATACAAGCAGGTCTCAATAATTCGATTCAATTTCATTTTCGTAAAATTTCAAATGTGGTTTAGTATCACAAATCCTGTTATTCGGATACAAATAGCCGGGTAAACGGGTAAATATGTATTTTAGTAAATGATGGATTAATTAGATGACTTTGTTCCTCTTATATCGATGGCAAAAGCACCTTCACCTTTTTCTAAAACAAATAGAGGGTTCATTTCCATTTCGAGAATTTCGGGATGATTTACTGCAATTCTGCTCATACTGATGAGTGCTTGTTTAACCGCATCCATGTCGGCCGGAGGTAGATTTCGCCATCCTTTTAGCTTCTTGCCGGCAATGGTCGATTCAATTAATTGGTTTGCTTCACTATCGCTGAGAGGTGCCACGGCGGTTTCTACATCCTTGTAGAGTTCTACTTCAGTGCCTCCCGTACCAAAAACCACCAGGGGACCAAATTGTTCATCCTGCTTAATCCCGATAATGATTTCCTGTCCGCCCCGAAGCATCTTCTGAATCAATACGCCATCCATTTCAGCATTTGATCTTTCAGCGGCTTGAGTGATTTCATTCCACGCTTTTTTTACATCCTCCGAGTTTTGCAGATTCACTTTCACTCCACCAATATCTGATTTGTGAGTATGTTCTTTGGCAAGAATCTTCATTACCACCGGATAACCCATTTTATTTGAAGCATCCAAGGCATCGGCTAAGTTTTCAGCTTCTGTTTGTTCAGGAAGTTTTATCCCGTACGCTTCAATCAGATGTTCCCAGTTTTCATTTTTGATATAGGTATCCGCATCGGCAGGAATATATTTGGCTGCTTCTTCCGGCTGATGATTTTCTGAATTCATCCACTCTTTACGCTGAACCATCGCAGCGATAATCGATGCGGCCCGCTCCGGAAACGACACATTTGGAACACGTCGCTTATGCAAAATATTAAGTGCCTCATCCACAGATGCTTTACCCATGATGGAAGCAATGACAGGTTTTTTGTGTAAACCGGCAGTTTCTCCCACAACTTCAGCTAAACTCGCGGGCAGAAACCAGTCCTGGGGCGCCTGAATAACAATAACTGCATCTACAGTCTCATCTGTCAGAAGAGCTTCGAGTGCAAGTGTATAGGTTGCGGGACCTGAGCCTGCAAGAACGTCTACCGGATTTTTCGCACTTGCGGCTTTCGGTAAACGGCTTTTGAGATAATTTTTAGTTTCGTTTGTTAGCGGAGCCATTTCAAGACCGACTTTTTCAAGGGCATCCACGGCTAAAATTGCGGGTCCTCCGGCGTTGGTGAGAACAGCTACCCGTTTTCCTTTTGGAAGGGGCTGCCAGGCCAGTGTTCGTGCCCAATCGAACATCTCTTCCATAGTTCTCGCTTCAAGGACTCCCGATTTTCGAAATGCGGCTGAATATGCCTCTTTGCTTCCTGATAATGCTCCTGTATGTGATGAAACAGCTTCTGCACCTTTTTCACTCTGCCCGCCTTTCAAAATAACAAAAGGTTTTTTACGGGCTATTTCGCGAGATATCTTTAAAAATTTAGCTCCATCCGAAACTCCCTCAGCATATGCTGTTATAACCTCAGTTTGACGATCATTTCCGATCAGATCAATCATTTCGGTTTCTGTTACATCAATCTGGTTGCCCAAACTTACGATACGAGAGAAACCCACTCCGGCACCACGAGCCCAGTCTATCACGGCAGCGACCATCGCCCCGGATTGTGATATAAACCCAATGCCTCCCTGCTCAGGCATCCCAACCACAAATGTGGTATTGACAGGTGTATGTGTGTCTATGGTTCCAATGCAATTAGGACCAATGATTCGAATACCGTGCTTTTCGGCAACTTCTTTCAATTTATCTTCCAGCTCCTGGCCTTCTTCTCCCGTTTCGCTAAAGCCACCACTGACAACAATGGCGTTTTTAATCTCTTTTGCCCCGCATTGTTCAATGATTTTAGGAACGATTGTAGCCGGCAGTACAACCACAGCCAAATCTATTCCATCAGGCAGATCTTCCACAGATGAGTAGCAGGGAATATCCAGTATTTCTGATGCATTTTTGTTTACGGGGAAAATTTCACCCTTGAATTTATATTTCAATAGGTTACGAATAACACCGTATCCCAATTTGTGAGGATCTCTTGACGCGCCAATAACAGCGACTTTTTTGGGAGAGAAGAAAGATTCGATCATGATCGATAAAGTTATTAGGATATTTTTATCTTAAATTAGACAGTGTTTGAGGAAAAGGCAAAGTCAAAACTCAATTATTACGGATAAACTTTTCGTTGATCTGCCATCAAGAAGACTAACAAACGATTATCATACCATGGAGCTAAAAGGATTTAAGACTGACACCATCATTGAGCCATTTCGAATTCGATCAGTGGAGCCTATCCGGTTCACCACAATGGAACAACGTAAAGCCCTGTTGAGTGAAGCGGGTTATAACCCATTTTTATTGAAAGCAAAGGATGTGGTTATTGATCTTCTAACGGATAGCGGAACAGGGGCCATGTCTGCAAAACAGTGGGCGGGCATGATTAGCAGTGATGAATCTTATGCAGGATCTGAGTCATTTTACAGATTCGAAAGCGCAGTTCAGGATATAACCGGTTTTAAACATGTTATCCCCACGCACCAGGGAAGGGCTGCTGAAAATATTCTCTTTACAACGATCGCCAAAAAAGGGGATGTCATTCCCAGTAACACTCATTTTGATACCACCCGTGCCCACGTCGAACACAACGGAGCAGAGGCTTTAGACCTGGTGATTGATGAAGGACGCCAGCCGCTGACTATCCATCCGTTTAAAGGAAATATGAACGTTGAAAAACTGGAAGGGACAATCAAGCGAGTTGGACAAGACAATATTCCGGTCATCATGCTAACGTTGACGAATAATTCGGGTGGCGGGCAACCGGTTAGTATGGAGAATGTAAAAGCGGTGTCCAAAATAGCCCGAAGTCATGATATACCATTTTTTATTGATGCATGTCGATTTGCCGAAAACAGCTGGTTTATCAAAACCAGGGAAGAAGGGTATGAGGACAAAAAACCGATAGAGATTGCACACGAGATCTTTAGCTATGCTGATGGATGCACCATGAGTGCCAAAAAAGACGGTATGGCCAATATCGGTGGATTTCTTGCTTTGAATAATGATAAACTCGCTCAGGATTGTCGAAGCCTTACAATACTTACCGAAGGTTTTCCAACCTACGGAGGAATGGCCGGTTATGATATGGAAGCTGTTGCTACCGGTCTGTACGAAGCATTGGATGAGGGATATCTGAAATATCGTATCAGATCCACAGCATATTTGGGAGATAAACTGATTGATGCGGGAATTTCGATTGTGCAGCCAACGGGAGGTCATGCCGTTTACATTGACGCAAAAGAGATGCTGCCTCAAATTGATCCGCTTGAATATCCGGCCTGGAGTTTGACCAACGCACTTTATCTGATTGGAGGTGTGCGTGCCGTTGAAATTGGAAGTGTCATGTTTGGCTTGCAGCCGGATGGTTCAGAGAAACCCGCATCCATGGAGCTGGTGCGGCTGGCAATTCCGCGAAGAGTGTACACTCAAAGCCATATCGACTATTTAGCTGAGGTTGTGATTCATGCATATAATCAGAGAAATGAACTGAAAGGATATAAAATTATATCATCGCCTGCTGTATTGAGGCACTTTTCAGCTAAACTTCAGCCGTTGGATCAGTAATCTAATCAAGCAGATTTAATTAATTTGCTTATAGATTTGATGAGTTCATATTTATCAAGGTAAAATACGATGAACCCTAAATTTCAATTATTTTGTTGAACATATAGATATAGAGAGTAAACATTCATTTAATAATACTGACATGCTACAATCGATCAATCCCGTAAATGAGGAACTCATAAAGGAGTATGAGGAGCACACAGATTCTGAAATTGAGAATATCCTAAAGAGAAATGATAAAGCATTCAAAAGCTGGCGCACCGTTGACTTTGGTCACAGGGCAGATTTGATGAGGAAAGCCGGTGATGTTCTTCGAAACAACCGAGATGAGTATGCGGAACTGATGACAAGAGAGATGGGAAAGCCAATATCCGGAGCCCGAGCAGAAGTGGACAAATGTGCCTGGGTTTGTGATTATTACGCAGAGAACGGAGAGGCATTTTTAAATGATGAAATTATCGAAACTGATGCTTCTAAAAGCTTTGTTACTTTTGAGCCATTGGGTAGTGTTCTTGCAGTAATGCCCTGGAACTTTCCGTTCTGGCAGGTTTTTCGTTTTGCTGTACCCGGTCTTATGGCCGGTAATGCCGGGCTGCTTAAACATGCTTCTAACGTTACGGGTTGCGCTTTGGCCATTGAGGATGTTTTCAAGAAAGCGGGTTTTCCTGAGGATCTTTTTCGAACATTGAAAATAGGAAGCAGTAAAGTTGCCGGGGTGATTGAAAATCCGATTATAAAAGCTGTAACTCTCACGGGCAGTGTTCCGGCCGGAAAAGCTGTCGCGGAAAAGGCGGGATCAGAGCTTAAGAAAACAGTACTGGAGTTGGGTGGAAGTGATCCTTACCTGATTTTGGATGACGCCGATATCGATAAAGCCAT
This is a stretch of genomic DNA from Rhodohalobacter barkolensis. It encodes these proteins:
- a CDS encoding phytoene desaturase family protein; translated protein: MDQKVIVIGAGLGGLAVSSLLANRGFDVTIFEKNSTHGGKMQEMEVEGFRFDTGPSLFTMPFILEKLFDICGENLHDFLTFEELDPLCRYFYRDGVCFDNYSDVEKSKREIREFAPEDEEAYSEFLNHAAKLYVQTADAFLFNPLYDLSDLKGLKFTDFLGIDAFSTVSDVIDQRFQSDHLKKFFKRFTTYNGSSPFQAPATLNVIPHVELNQGGYYVRGGLYRISEALYELAKKMGVQIEFNAPVQKISVADKYVQSVKLKDGSEHNADFIVANSDATDTLLNLINESAVSVFKRKKQESIEPSCSGFVMLLGVKKQWPQLKHHNIFFSENYENEFSRIFEEKILPEDPTIYVANTSYTDSNHAPDGCSNLFVLVNAPYVTADQDWNSLREKYSQHLIQELERRGLEGIEESLVVKEIITPVDFLKRYGSNRGSIYGTSSNSKFAAFLRPRNKVRGIKNLYMVGGSTHPGGGIPLVIQSAFNAIELLERFRK
- the rlmD gene encoding 23S rRNA (uracil(1939)-C(5))-methyltransferase RlmD, which translates into the protein MALKKGSEVELTIESTAFKGKGIAKHDGIAVFVPGTAPGDIVKARITRKKKSFREAKVLELLKPSPQRIEPKCSHANVCGGCTWQHLPYTEQIKHKEQHVRDHIERIAHLDPEVVKPILGCDQEFYYRNKMEYSFGTKRWLTEEEIQRDEYVDDSAFAAGLHAPGRFDKILNLNECHLQDPISYQLLDFVRNSCIQNNIAAFDTYKKEGFMRHLVIRNSHFTDDLMVNLVTFRDEPDTMESIKTALLENFPQITTIVNNVNDQPNPTAVGRFEHVLHGPGYIVDQIGNHSFKIHANAFFQTNTRQAEKLYSVAREYAELDNGGHLFDLYCGVGTLSLYMADKADKVTGIEIVDVAVENANFNAQENGVENAEFVLGDMKDTFNDDFLAQNGQPDCVITDPPRSGMHPDVVEQLCNLDVDRLVYVSCNPSTMARDLEKLKEFYVVESVQPVDMFPQTYHIEAVAKLTRR
- a CDS encoding Crp/Fnr family transcriptional regulator, with translation MLGKNSKLQKLKQQSNIVQNSELLKNLSVTERYELLQLCHRRNYKSGEYVYYQDDPGSGLYFIEEGKIQLQVRNQTGNINTASDNQEPFSITVESPQEIGLVSVGYETRRLSSAQCMTNCTLLGFFTPDFETLKKRNPQTAVKFLESSSKRIMKQLDLSMQKIIEIADTKTAFQIQFETQYQHALTQEETKDL
- a CDS encoding BamA/TamA family outer membrane protein gives rise to the protein MRYFYLPFFLLITLLLVAEQSAAQNGEQGEESVEENEPEQVVRMVRFTGNESVSNSALSTLVRTRNNREFLGIPRFTPWYYIYQLVGVGESPALLDRETVASDIERIRLYYENLGFFDASVDTTIIEYRPRRYEVSFIIDEGRSSRLRSISYTGLPNFEDNQELEDEFFSESLFAGRAENDSTFQVNEQYAAQKLRQEQTRIIDFLKNNGFASVQRDSVRALIKRDEDDRYILDVLYTINPGEFYTFGDVNIQLAGPDGNGEFDQSITEEDSRFAEPGFAIYMDKQDEANTHFDLLTEQLQFRAGESFNQSSYLRTVNAYQNLGMLLINRFGLSEDGSLPDYSNENIPVFFDLQTLPKHSIRTEFFGMRRYGFGTGIGLNYNNNNLLGRAENLSIGINTNLEFVTSSTLNEISPRDDEGNRTTTGSDIFQSYEFRVEYTLPRLNRALSFLSDAPWIESARTRYSLSYSQSNQLFFDINSDVRFNLRYELRHSQQYQSFIDMFELDVVDTDPSSQFRQNLINEFGENSLELLRIEEDFRPQFSSVIRYTLRAQDTNLIKRDYGYFSEVSAALGGNVPYLVDRYIITPGELEETLPSPLGISSNSLAYSRFFKLSADYRRYFSITPDAVAAFRIFSGYAHPIGDSDNIPLNRRFFAGGSNDIRGWSPFRLGPGSIPPDEVTIPGGEVKLAAFTEFRQTFMKNVLSADWYLAWHTDAGNVWYGPGNTFIDDQETDLLREGRFRIDEFYKQIAVGSGIGLRLDWEFLVARFDFTYRIHDLELGWFENRQMYFSFGIGHSF
- a CDS encoding DUF2795 domain-containing protein, translating into MIWTVELAAALDDAPFPATREELIEWAERNGLPQQAIDNLYELDEIEEGEETIYEGIEDIWPDYIRKEDFFHGEEDEGFDYDDV
- a CDS encoding PIG-L deacetylase family protein, which produces MNILYIFPHPDDESFGPAPAMSAQLRQGHNVHLLTLTKGEATKQRFRLGVDKKEMAEIRYKEMQCVERTLGLSSMTVLDLPDNELKRMNPIEIENVIESQIHRLKPDVIITYAVHGVSGFEDHLVSHAVVKRVFCKLKEEGSAYPKRLAFFTRMGEVYTDGTFRLSASSDEEIKFVKKCNDADMENFNAALDCYETYKEVIDGSGVREVTTKDVPFEIFGEEISGRLESIVDGLES
- a CDS encoding VOC family protein, giving the protein MKLNRIIETCLYSRNLERSERFYSETLGLNLIRKEENRHLFYRCGNTMLLIFNPIHTNQEQTYVNGNKIPLHGTTGAAHIAFSVERNQFKSWKSHLKEKGIEIESSVKWPGGLKSIYFRDPAGNSLEIIESGMWNIEE
- a CDS encoding acetate--CoA ligase family protein — translated: MIESFFSPKKVAVIGASRDPHKLGYGVIRNLLKYKFKGEIFPVNKNASEILDIPCYSSVEDLPDGIDLAVVVLPATIVPKIIEQCGAKEIKNAIVVSGGFSETGEEGQELEDKLKEVAEKHGIRIIGPNCIGTIDTHTPVNTTFVVGMPEQGGIGFISQSGAMVAAVIDWARGAGVGFSRIVSLGNQIDVTETEMIDLIGNDRQTEVITAYAEGVSDGAKFLKISREIARKKPFVILKGGQSEKGAEAVSSHTGALSGSKEAYSAAFRKSGVLEARTMEEMFDWARTLAWQPLPKGKRVAVLTNAGGPAILAVDALEKVGLEMAPLTNETKNYLKSRLPKAASAKNPVDVLAGSGPATYTLALEALLTDETVDAVIVIQAPQDWFLPASLAEVVGETAGLHKKPVIASIMGKASVDEALNILHKRRVPNVSFPERAASIIAAMVQRKEWMNSENHQPEEAAKYIPADADTYIKNENWEHLIEAYGIKLPEQTEAENLADALDASNKMGYPVVMKILAKEHTHKSDIGGVKVNLQNSEDVKKAWNEITQAAERSNAEMDGVLIQKMLRGGQEIIIGIKQDEQFGPLVVFGTGGTEVELYKDVETAVAPLSDSEANQLIESTIAGKKLKGWRNLPPADMDAVKQALISMSRIAVNHPEILEMEMNPLFVLEKGEGAFAIDIRGTKSSN